In a genomic window of Narcine bancroftii isolate sNarBan1 chromosome 7, sNarBan1.hap1, whole genome shotgun sequence:
- the LOC138739728 gene encoding LIM domain-containing protein A-like, which produces MIVNFRKGKPEVYDLVIIGGSDVNGVSTFRFLGVMKKARQCLYFLRTFYYNVQFETVAISKGNLQSPFLIMFFLIHTWHPFRGRLMPHTYTLTHTLTHTLTHTHTHMNTHTHTSTCTHKQTHTNTHTHTKTQKHTHPHAHTNKHTHIHTHSHTHTHTHTHTHTHTHTHTHTHTHTHTHTQTHTHTHRPTHSNTHPHTHPQTHTDTHTHTHTQTHTHKHTLTHTHTHTHTHTHTHTHAHTRAHAHTHTHTHTHPHTCTHMHTNIHSNTHTHTHTQTNPHTHAHSHTYPHKHTLTHTNLQTPPHTLTHTHSFTHTHTSTHTYTFKHMHPHTLKHKHSHSHTHTNTYTHTCCSNCYANCAAPK; this is translated from the exons atgattgtgaacttcaggaaaggaaagccagaggtgtacgatctagtgatcattggaggatcagaTGTGAATggagtgagcacatttaggttcttgggagtcatgaagaaagcacgtcaatgcctctacttcctcagga CATTTTATTACAATGTGCAATTTGAAACTGTAGCAATCTCCAAAGGCAATCTCCAATCTCCATTTCTCATTATGTTTTTCCTGATCCACACCTGGCATCCATTCAGGGGACGGCTTATG ccacacacatacaccctcactcacacacttacacacacactcacacatacacacacccacatgaacacacatacacacacatccacatgcacacacaaacaaacacacacaaacacacacactcacacaaagacTCAAAAAC acacacacccacatgcacacacaaacaaacacacacacattcacacacactcacaca cacacacacacactcacacacacacacacacacacacacacacacacacacacacacacacacacacacacacac acactcaaacacacacacatactcacagacccacacactcaaacacacacccacatacacaccctcaaacacacacagatactcacacacacacacacactcaaacacacacccacaaacacacact tacacacacacacacacacacacacacacacacacacacacacacacatgccc acacacgcgcacatgcacacacacacacacacacacat acacacccacacacatgcacccacatgcacacaaatatacattcaaacacacacactcacacacacacccaaacaaacccacacacacatgcccacagTCACACgtacccacacaaacacactctcacacacacaaacctacaaacacccccacacacactcacacacacacactcattcacacatacacacacatccacacacacctatacattcaaacacatgcacccacacacactcaaacacaaacactcacacagtcacactcacacaaacacatacactcacac